The Oreochromis aureus strain Israel breed Guangdong linkage group 15, ZZ_aureus, whole genome shotgun sequence genome contains the following window.
AGGTAATACCGGGTAAGAGAAGCAGATAAGTGAGACATACATTTATTCCCCTAACGTACGTGCAGATTGATATTACTCTCAGGTTTGTAAAGTCAATATGAAGCCTCATCCAGCAGTCAGTTAGTGTAAACTTTAAACAGGAGGGGGTTGCACTGCTTAAACAAGATATACCATGATAATTAGTGAGCTTTAGATGTGCTGACAGGTGGATTTGGAGACTTCTGCAGAGAGCCGCTTCTTTAACAGTAGCTTAAACATGAGGGTGGAATCATTTAGCCCCCAAAATATGAAGCTGTTTACACTTATACATCTCCAcctccaagaataaaaaaagaaaacaatttccTGCTACACACAAAATCACCCGTAGAGGGTTAACAATGTTACTTTAAACTGACAGCTTGACTAGAGAGGGAAAGTACACAGCAGCGTGTGAGAGTCCGCATGGGTTTGTAATTATAGCTGTTGAATCCACATTGGTCTGAAGTGGTCAGGCAGTACCGGTTATTATGTCCTCTGGCCAGGAAGCGTGAAGACATACTGAGCCTCGGGACTCTGCTCTGCTCAGCTGTGGATGGAcatcaagaaaaaacaaaaaggaagaaaactgAGACAGAGGCAGGAAGTAGAAGTGAGACTGAGAGGATAATCAATGTCGTCTGTGTCTGCACGTGAGGTCATTTAAAAACTTCTGGGAAATAAAACATGTCTGGAGGTGTTAGCCACAAACAGGCTATACATTAGTCATAACTAGACATCAAAGGGGTATCAATCTTCTGCCCCTGGCTCCCAACAACAAAGAGAATAAGTTTATTTCCCTAAAGCTCAAAGCACGCCTgtctgtgtgttctgtgttaCCTGTAGTGCAGCCCTCCGACAGTGTCTCAAAGTTCTGCTTGAGGAAATCCGCTCGATCGCACCCGCCAGTGTCCGTTATTGTCCTGAGAGCCTCGTCCATGCTCGTCACCCCTTCCCTTcgctcctcgtcctcctccttTTCGTCTTTCTCCTCATCCGAGCTGTCCTGACTCAGATACTCTGCCTCTGCAGGATCTGAAAGCGAAAGTAAAATTAGACGCAGCAGAGACACAAGTGTGACAAAGAGAAACCAAAGTCTCCAGTGGCCTTGATACAGCCCTTACACACAGGGAGGAGGGGCAGCAGGTACTCTGTAATCCTTAAGAAATAACCAGCCTGGTAGTTTTATCTGACATTTCTCTTATCGAGCCtcgaaataaaataaaataaaataaataaataaaatccatgtCTCTCTGCAAATCCCTCTCTGCAGGTAGGTATGAGCTTCACTGTATGTTGAAGAGATATTTTAAAGCTCTCCTGGACATTTTAACTCGTGATTTTAAATCCTGCGTTTGGCACACTTCAGAAAGAAAACCTGAGACTGAGCGCACGCAGGCAGAGAGTACtgcaacatgaaaaaaactcacAACGTGAAGAAAGCTCACATTTTTTTAGCATTATAAATATACAAAGACCTCTCAGTTATGCTGCAGTATCTGGTCTGGCCTTATAGACTGAAAAGGACTGAAAGCCAATTATGAGGGCGGTCAGGAAGCCTGTTCTCTCACTCCCTTCACATTCCTGTGACTGCAGCAGCAGTTTGAGTGGCTTACGCTCATGTTATGCTTTTTCCTTCCCTTTTAGTTTTGATGTTGGTTTAGCTTAGATCAGATGTGGGGAATTAATCTCCCCAAGGGGGCGAtatgagaaactgggactgttgtggagggccgTAACAGGGATGTACACCAGGCTGGTCAGAGTGGCAGCAGTTTAGTGTTGCTGATGGTTTATGGTTAGactttttctagttttttttcccttcttgttcctaattatttattaaaatttgtGGGAACTGTGTGGCTTATTTCAGTTATGTAGAATCTCTTACAGCGTGGCGATAGACATACTGTGGGTTGTAACATACTTTTAAGGTGTTTAGACTTCTTGTGGTAGTTTTTGTGTTGAAAAACTGCAAAATCCCAATGAAAGTAAGTAAataatgtatgtatgtttttacCAGGGCATAAGCATGAATGCATCTAAAGCAGACAGTCTCATGTCATGTGCTACTTGCTGAAAAAGTGCAACTTTGGAATTTACGTGATTGTTTGGAGTTCAGAGCTTTTGCACAAAAGGCTCCTTTTTAATGCTGCATGCATTCAGAGTAAGACCTTACCATTCAAAATATGATCTGGGCTGGACTCTCTGCTGTCATAATCCAAAGAGCAAGCGCTGTCTGGGCTGCGGCTGTCCTGGCTCTCGCTACGGATCCCTCGTCCTTGCATCCTGCAGTAATCACTGATGTAATGGAATCACCGACGTGGGAGCAACGAGGAATGGGGGGGGGtgcagaaagagagaaacagcaAACTGAGAATAGAAAAGGACTTTTGTTGTCTTGCAGTGGCATTGCAATCAGTCAGGCAAAACAGTGCGTAGCAGGCAGAGGTTTACCTGTCCAGAGGACTTGTGTcgtcctccttttcctcagGATAGAGCACATCTGTCCCCTTGGTGTCCCTGGAAGTGTGCGAGGACAGCCAGTCGGTGTCCGGCCAGGGTCGATGTCTCCTGGGTCTCTCTCCCATCTGCAGAAAACGAGCAGTGCAATTATACACTCATGGATCCACACGAGCAGCTTCCTATATCTCCCTTATAGACAAACAGAACATACCACGGGCTCTTGGAGGCCGAGCGagctctgcctctctctgtcatGTGGGGGGCAGCTGGGGTTTTTCTTCTGAGCAAAGGTTTCCAGTTGCCTCAGGTCCAGCATGGATTTAACCATCACTTCCAATGAGCCCATACGATGAGACCAACGCCTCCGGGGACGCTTTGAGGACTCAGGGGTGACTTGGCTGACGACTCCATGCTGGGAATATACATTATATACAGCACAGTACAATTATTCAGCCTTTCCATCACGTTTGTTGCTATAGAACAAACTGTATGGCATCATTAACACACAgggatgtgtttttttttccattttcattttctttaatgGAACAAAAAGCAAGTGTTAGGATGCTTGAAGTTGTGCTTTCTTAGAATAGTccaaaaagatttattttatttaaagtgaTAACAAACATCTACCTTTGTCAGCTCCCAGTCCTGTCCTTCATCTGAGCCTCCTGTTGCATGAAGAGGCACAATAATTACAAAGTTAATAGAGGAAGTCAGTTTAAAACAATTTCGGTTGTTTTCCAGATTCTGCTGCACTCTGCAAAGAAGCCAAATGTCAGGGCAGTGCACCAATGGAAGCTTGTCTACCTATTACTAAACCCTTTGACCTCcttgatgttaaaaaaacaaaagcagttaCCGGTATGTTTATTCATGTCATCAATTATCACACAGTACCTGTGTCCTCCTCTTCGTGGCTGCTGGCGGAAGAAGAATGGGTCGCGTTGTCTTCGGGGTCATTGGCGTCGTCGTTCGCCGCTCTGTCGTCCTCCTCGTGTTCACGGTCGCTGTCAGAGGACAGACCCCCCAGAGCGGGAGCGCTGTACACCTCACGCCTAGGGAAACACAGCGAAAGAGTCAACAAGATGAATATTCTATCTGTGTTGCCATGTCATTATACGCGAAGGGAATACATTGGCTTGAGGTGGGCTCTTTATCATCGGCGCTGGGTTCGTGGAAAGAATGTACTCAATTAACAGGTGGAGGTGTGCTGGTGTCGTCACCTGAGACTGGAGGTTTTGCTGGGTGGtgtgtttgggttttctctgaGCTGGTGCAGCCTCTCTCTCATGGTGATTGTCAGCTCCGGGGACAGCCTCCACACAAAGATGCAGCTGGGGGAGATAAAAGCATTAAATATTCAAGATTTCATTTCAGCTCGGAAGCATCTGCAAACACATTTCCACAGCCATTTCCTACAGCTGCAGAGGCAGAAGATTGCTTCGGCCTGGGTGCAAGGACATCACTGAGAGGCGGTTTCTCACCTATCTCCCGACACAGAAATCAAATGCCGGCAATCGCTGGTAAACTTAATCCCAGTGACGATTTctgccaaacaaaaacaagaaacaaaaggcTTGTTAGCTCTCATTATGTTCCCTGTCATTGTGGTTAGATTTATTCTGCGATAGCTGCGTTACCAGAATGTCCAAACATAGTGGCCACACACTCCCCGGTGTAGAAGTCAAAGATGCTGATGTTTTTATCGGAGCAGCTGGTGGCCACGTATTGACCAGAGGGATCGATCTGAACCTGCCACACCAAACACAAAAGAGCCTTTTAGTATCTCTCTCtatatgtgtataaatatatatacagacagagagaaaaaaggtgTTTCGACTGTGGAGAAAAATGTTACCCTGAGCAGACTTCCATCTTCACTCAAAGATCCTTTGTAGAGTTTTTTCTGTTTGCCGCTGCTGATGTTGAAAATCCTgcagagagaaggaagagataAGCCCCGGCGCCTTTAAAGAACGCTTTCCTAGCGAAGCTCATGTAACTTTGAAGCCGCGTGCCCTCGCTCACCTGATGCAGCGGTCCTGACAGCCAACTGCGGCGTACTTGCAGGTGGCGTCTACGTCCATGTCGTAAAGCGTGGTCTTCCTCACCATGTGGTGGGATCGCCTGAACTCTGTTCCTCTGTCGGTCTACGAAACAGAACAAGACAGTGTCAGGCCTGCGCTGGAGGAGGGTAGAGAAAATATCAGGGGTACTTTAGCAGAATGCATGATGTGACTTTTATTCTGAGCGTGCTGATCTCTATATAACCTGCAAAGATAAATATGTGCATCTTTACAATCATTGAGCCAAGTCTCCAAAAGCTGCAGAGATCAGCTTGACTCAGGATCAATATCTGCATATTAAAAGGTGGGTATACAGCTAGTTGTTGCATACAATAATGGAGTGGGAAAAAATAGACTGAATATGTTTGGCAGTTAGAATAGGCCAAAGTTTAGACCACAGAGAATCAGCTTTTGTGCATCactaccatcatcatcatcatatagACATAGTCAGAAAAGGGTACTCTTTGCAGCTCATCCTTGAAAACGGCACAgaagaagctcatttctgctctgCCGGAGCACAAACCTGTCACAACAACTTTCTAAAATGAGCACTCCATAAATGTCTGTACGCCGAAGAGAAGGTTCACTTTAGACTAACAAGCCCTTGTTTACTGCGCGccgcaaaaaaaacaaaacaacttaatGCTCTGAGTCACTGCAGTGGCCTAAATCCCGTCTCAAGTTTATGAAAAATGCTGTAAGTGGCCTGCTAACCCAGAAGCAATTCCAGAGCAAAAGAATGTcgcctccttttttttctttttctttctctctttttttgtatttcatagTTATACAACTTGTAGCACAAATGCTCCTTTTGTGGTCTGTGCTCTAGAATTGCTAAACAGATTGTGTTACTATTGTCCAATAAGTGTGACCTAAATGAGAggaattaatgaaaaaaaaaaagtcaaatgcaATAAAGCTCTTTGTGGCCAGAATTAGTTATTCAGAAGAATATCGCAGGCAGATCTTTGACGAAGTCAGAATAGCTGGTTCACTGTTTCCAGTCTACAATGAGGTGgctgtttcctgccttgttAGCATTTAGCAGCCTGCATATATATTAGCTTTAACATTGGTGTTTGGCAGGATGTTCTGAGTTAGTATTTTTTGTGTCACTCATgctttggtgtgtgtttgttgggtaCTATCCAACATCTGATGTTACCTTGTGTGCTGTGCGGAAATAGATGCTCTTGTCTGCCCCACAGCTGATCATTCTCACCTTGTTGTCATTGgctaaagaacaaaaaacaaaagcatttagTCATCGTGTCTTCATGcacgctcaatcatccaggcaaggaaatcccagaaagttgattctgttcatctggacggaACATTTTCAGCGGGAGAAATTATTTGTGCGTGAAAAGTGTGAGAGGATTACCCTGCCCTCAACACCGACCAAGTGTGTCAGTATTGAGGACAGAAACATGGTGGCGTCGTGGGTGCCCCAGTTTCACCCACTGTGGCTGATTTGTatgaaagaagtggaaaagaggacTCTATCATCCTACCCTGGGACACCACCGAGTCATTGGTTcacatatgtggatgacacctgggtaaAAACCAAATCTCAGGATGTCCCACAATTCACATTAACTCAGTGACCAAacacatcaagttcaccagggaggGTGTGAAAAATGACAGGTTAGCTTTCCTAGACTGTGAAATTCCTGTCAGTAATGGACAACATTTGGAAGTCAATGGAAACAACCTCTCAGCCTCATCTACAGGCCAGTGGCCGCTCTGTCagtggacagggaggaacagtaGTTGGAGCGGGGAGTCAAGGAGGCTATTTACGTGAAAAAGGAACGACCATCTCCGAActgagggggcctaagggtgcATCGTTCACTATTTTACAGTGCTGTAATTACAGctattccccaactctctgtgaatggcaCTCATGGAGATTGATCAATGGTCGTGACAATTTGCATGTTAATGAtcatgaaactgacctcacagcctattgttagtcagtggtgctggtttcagtcattatgcaaatgtagtgTTTATGAGGTTGGAGAAACCTGCAGACAGCTGAGACTGAGAAGCCACATGAGCGATGAAACATTTCTGCCACTGAAAATGCGACGTCCAGATGAACGTTCCAGGATTTAGTCATCTGTTCAttcaaaaaaaattaagaccTGACAACAGAGACACCCTAATATTATACAGCAGCTTATTATACAATTACACTTTGGCCTTTTTAGTATGAAACTTACTTTTATGTTACCAAGATAAGGTATTGCATGTTATTTAAGAAGTTAGCTGGTTAGCTGAGCAATCTTGTCTGTTGCAAAACGCTAGTATGGTGCCTGATGTTCACTGGATACAAAGCTAAAGCTGACATCCCTGCACTTCCACATAAATAGTGCAGAACTAGAGATGGAAATTTAAGCTATATGGACAAAATCACCTAAACgttacacctacaggagctgctgCAACTTGGAGACCCACGTCCTAAAGCTCGGAGCACACAGTtcttgtgctgatgttaatgccagaagaggtttggagctctgcagttacTGAGTTAGCTTTGTGTTCTGGCATCTTCTATGCAATATGTGCTGCTACACTGGGCAACCCCGCTCTGTATCTTTATGTGGTGTTTAGGGGTGAGCTGCTGTGGCTCCTAAACCACTTTGCAGTAATACCACTaatacacacattttttttgacTTGCTGCAGTGGTGGTATCCCATTAAAGTACCAGTGACTCTTTCAAATGACCCACtctttcataaatgtttttGAAAGCAGGCAATGGGGATAAAAAAATTTTGAGtttcaaagattaagaggtgtGGCTCAGTACTTTATGTCCATACGGTGTATAACTCATCATTTCTTTCTCTACATGGAAAATAGCTGTAGGCCAAATACTTATCCTTTTTCTGGCCACTGACTCATCATTTGCAGACATGACCACCATGCAGAAATACGCCAGAGGAACTCAAACCCAGCTAGACTCATCCCTAAGGCAGCATTTCTACAGTTCAGCTTCTTCCAGCATGAAGTAATTGGTAGCTTAAAAGCTAAGCTTTCAAAGTAGTTTGCCCCAAACTGCCTATTTTATATTAACCCACTAttattagtaaaaaaaaattgtacagTTCATGAAAAAGTCCAGAGACAGTAGATTAGCGCCGCTTCAAAAATCTAAGTTTGAAACCAGCGACAGTAAGTGGTGCAAACATTTCATGTCAGCTGAAGCAGAGAAAGCAAAGTGCAACGGAAAGGCTTTGCTCAGGCAAACAAAACTCCACCTGAACACACATGTAGCCGTCATTTATTATTGAAACAAGTTGTACCACATGTGAAATAAAAGAGGGACTTTGTGTGGGACTGAGCGGAGATGAAAGCGTTGGATTAAGGAAAGATTAGCCGTCAGATGTTGACAGCTTCTCAAGTGGCTCACCAGCAAAGCGGACGGCTGTTATGGATGAAGAGTGTTCGTCGAGTGTTTGCACCAGACTGTAGTCGTCTTCTGCATCCAAGACGTGGATCAGACGATCCCTGCTGGCTGTGGCCAGCAGCTTCAGACCTGAGAGAAATCAGACCACATAATCACCTATTGTATTCACAGCCAGTGTGTAAATATTCTCCAAGCGTGCCATCATTACAGTAATTAAtacagtctcacacacacactgacctgtTTCTGGTTTACTGTATTCGAGGCTGAGGATCTCGGCATCATGGGCTTCCACCTTCagaatctcctccatgctgcTGAGGTCATGAACCCTGCAGAATATCACAGTATTAGGACAGAGGTCACGTCAGTCTGTCATCAGCCTCAGCCTCAGCCTTCTCGTCCTACCTCAGCATGCCGTTGCGATCTCCAGATGCCAGGTGTTTGCCGTCTGGGCTGACACAGATGGTCCTGATGCCTGTCCTGATTTCCGCTGTCTGTCCATCCCCCGACTTGACCTCTGAATTCGCACTTGCTACGCACTCTGGATCCAGCAAGGTGCTGGCGTTCCCGTCGATGTAGATTATATTCAAAAGATCCTGCATAGAAACGAGGGATAGAGAAAGTAATTCTTCACAGCTGTACTTGAAACACAGCTCAAGAGAATACGGATCCTGGGAGTCAAACTCACTTGGCTCAGGATGTTTGGAGAATGGGTTTGTGTCCAGTCGTCCATGCGCCACACTCTCACGGTGTTATCAGCTGAACAAGTGAGGAATGCGCCTGATGACAAACCAGAAGCCACTTCTTCTGGAACATCTGGAAACACCTGGGGAGTAGTGACAAAAGGAGGAAGCTTGGTTAATAATAAACTAGAAGAGGGTAATAAAagcatgattttaaaaaacaattaatgCTGTAAGTTAGATATCTAGAAATGCAGTTTCACTATGCTGTGAATTGTCTTATATCGATTGTTATCACCAATTTAAAGCTGCCAAATTCTGATGCACGATGTTCAGTACAACGGCACAACAGCTCAAAGTTTCCcagttttgtttgtgtaatgATCCCCAATGTGCCGCAAATTACTAACCTAATCAATAAGTAGAATCCAATCTGTTGTACTGCTGTAATCCTATTGAGCCAGGAGGCTTGagaaaacacactgaacatctCACAGCTTTTAAAGAGGTGATATAAATTCACTTCCTCCTGCATGCATTTACCTCCAGGTCCCAGACACAGGCGGGATGAAAGAGGGCAGAGTGCACCTTCCCCACCCGCTGCACATCTCTCACGTCCCACACATACAGGCTGTGGTCATTATATACACAGCTGAGCCGGCAGCTGACGGGGTCATAGGTAACGGCAACGGTGTCTGGGTAACGGGCATCCACTGTGGCGTTGAACAGATGACTGTGGGAATGAAAGGTTGGGACAACAGGAAGagaggttttctttttaaaaatccgACATTCTCGAGAATAAGAAACATTTAGACGAGACTCGGGCTTGCACTGCTTGAGACAGGAAGCTCTATTAATAGAGCTCACTTGATCCTGCAGTGGATCAGTGCTAAAGAAAGGCCGAGTTACTCCTGAGCTCTTCCTCACCTGGCCTCAGTCATGGAGGAGACGTCAGAGCCGAGGGGGTGCGGCCGCGGCAGCGTGCACACAAAGTGCAAGTCAGCCAGTCTGAAGGCTCGCACCGTTCCATCGGCACAGCCACAGAAGATCATATCTTCAGAGAGACAGAGCGACTGAGCCAGCCCGGTCTGCACGGAAGGACACACGCCAGAAAATCAGCTCACAAGTCATAGCTTCATAATCTTTCTGAGAAAATGGTAAACGTTCACATTCATTCAAGTCTGAAAAATTAAGCTAATTATGCTCCTGCAGATAATATTACATCATTGCTTTGGCTGAGTCCTCTGCAAAGGTTACAGAGGAGTAGAAAAGCGTCCCCGTTGGAGCTTTTCCAAACACATCCTGTACCTGTCCTTCTAAATCTTCTTAGATCCTCTTCACCCGTGTAAATAAACACGTATGGATACTGACCTAAGGCATTTGTGCCTGTATTGTACTCAAATAATAACTAAATGAACATGCATGTTAGTGCTGACTGAGGCCAATACCACGTAAAGAAAAGTGACACCTAGCGAATAAAGAACAAATATGTTACATTCAGCTACCATTTAATAAGAATGAACAGTAGTGGCAGTTAAGAGTAGAGCATCGTATCACAATATTTGGCTTGGTGATACTGTAAAGATACAGGGAGAGCATGTTGGCATCAGTCTGAACGAGTCTTTGTTAATAAACACAACATGAGGGAAGTCGACTCAACAGATTTGAATTCGGTGATTTATCGCAGCTAATCAGAAGCTGACTGCGTGTAATTGTcaacttgaccccattcaatTCATCTTGTGGCAGGTTTTAGTCACAGTGTTGGTACTTGCTTGTTGTTGCTCCTTGACAATATCATTTTGCAGCAAAAAATTACATAAATCCAAATAATTTAAGTATGATTACTTTATCTTATTAGATAAAACAGATACTGACAAAATTTAAATTTGAGATTTATGAATAtcttattcattttgttttgttttcttatatgtcacaaaatgttaaaaatcgcATTGATCATATAGTGGGGTGTCTGGTGAGTCCCACCTCTACCTTTCACCCCATCTCTCCTGCAGACATCCCACTCCCCTCTCACTCACCCGAAGGTCCACCCACTTGTCCAGCATCCTCTTGCTGTTAAACTCACACAGCAGCCCAGAGGAAGTAATGCAGAAAGTGGAGTCTGATTTAGAGCCACGTCCACAAGCTACATCACAGAAGAAATTGTTCCTCAGCTCTCCCAGCAGCCCGGAGCGGCCCAGCAGAGGCACAGGAGCGCTGGCCTACATAGCACAGAGGGGTGATGGTTAGCTGATAAAGCTCCAACTGAAGCAGTTAAAGTGCTTCCCTGAAATGTTTCATGTGTGCTGCTGAAAATTAAGGATCCCTGGGTCTCACAAATGTATTTGCATAATCTAAGAGCGCACTAAAGTTATTCAATTATGCAAAAATAAAGCAGAAGTAAAAGGTAGGGAAATAACTCCAGGTAGTAATAAAAGATAAGAAAGCCTCTCATACCTTGTTGGCCTTGCAGTGGTCCAGATACCAGAACTTGACATGCCTGTTCCCCACTGTGACAAAGTAGGAGCTGTCCTCGGAGAAAGACACACCTTTCACCTTACTGGACACCTTGTTAGCGGCCACTATTACATCTTTCTGCAAAGAACAACACATTCGAAAGAGATCACACAACTAAAACACAATGAGACTCACTGCTAACAGTATAACATTACATTCACTACATGGTTTTAGACATTTTCACTactttaaagttattttttcatttagacTTTGAAAAAATTGAGCTCAAAAATTGCCAGTCATCAGACACTAAACCATCATTGTCCTGATTAAAGCAGTCAGGAGAACGGAAGAAGGTGTAAAAGCACAAGTAGGATTTGAGCTTTAGAAACTTTCAAGTGAGACAAACCTTCCACGCCCAGACGTTGACCATCATGTC
Protein-coding sequences here:
- the LOC116332200 gene encoding mitogen-activated protein kinase-binding protein 1-like is translated as MPGDGFTIKSRIRKLLHSPSTGKKNCKENLTNKVTLEKVLGITSSGNSALACDPRSGLVAYPAGCVVVLLNPKKNRQHHIINTSRKTITALSFSPDGKHLVTGESGHLPAVRVWDVAERKQVAELQKHKYGVSCVAFSPNGKYIVSVGNQHDMMVNVWAWKKDVIVAANKVSSKVKGVSFSEDSSYFVTVGNRHVKFWYLDHCKANKASAPVPLLGRSGLLGELRNNFFCDVACGRGSKSDSTFCITSSGLLCEFNSKRMLDKWVDLRTGLAQSLCLSEDMIFCGCADGTVRAFRLADLHFVCTLPRPHPLGSDVSSMTEASHLFNATVDARYPDTVAVTYDPVSCRLSCVYNDHSLYVWDVRDVQRVGKVHSALFHPACVWDLEVFPDVPEEVASGLSSGAFLTCSADNTVRVWRMDDWTQTHSPNILSQDLLNIIYIDGNASTLLDPECVASANSEVKSGDGQTAEIRTGIRTICVSPDGKHLASGDRNGMLRVHDLSSMEEILKVEAHDAEILSLEYSKPETGLKLLATASRDRLIHVLDAEDDYSLVQTLDEHSSSITAVRFAANDNKVRMISCGADKSIYFRTAHKTDRGTEFRRSHHMVRKTTLYDMDVDATCKYAAVGCQDRCIRIFNISSGKQKKLYKGSLSEDGSLLRVQIDPSGQYVATSCSDKNISIFDFYTGECVATMFGHSEIVTGIKFTSDCRHLISVSGDSCIFVWRLSPELTITMRERLHQLRENPNTPPSKTSSLRREVYSAPALGGLSSDSDREHEEDDRAANDDANDPEDNATHSSSASSHEEEDTGGSDEGQDWELTKHGVVSQVTPESSKRPRRRWSHRMGSLEVMVKSMLDLRQLETFAQKKNPSCPPHDRERQSSLGLQEPVMGERPRRHRPWPDTDWLSSHTSRDTKGTDVLYPEEKEDDTSPLDSDYCRMQGRGIRSESQDSRSPDSACSLDYDSRESSPDHILNDPAEAEYLSQDSSDEEKDEKEEDEERREGVTSMDEALRTITDTGGCDRADFLKQNFETLSEGCTTAEQSRVPRLSMSSRFLARGHNNRDVRLFAKANGKEQGGRSIKPPVSKVRPLMEDGVSGNAENKSPVSPGKAQGPNRAPERSSPPALRPQKKTTTGSHLWRFSNPPPKASLLPDRTACIQKSRSAQDLATRSLPSPMPSSDQRELHKRPQQLFLNEPSPRPSSCFSSHSSGSPQSSQSPLPWESPKLKPQHSYMNPTASSVAKSRSSSFGDAVHIVTPPGSPLFSKRRRSSVEMETEPPVFASFPVLIFPSSTPSKSSLPLSNSPSSTPPHPTASQNVPPSRIPLPKQPLSPRRSLCLEVKPSSSWSGGISRASTPTTDPGCHHRATPLNKQALGRHLSLSLDSSLSCSMPVKQKRDSVSESAKEPGQVAVAKECPLVPEQAHTSSPQPDRSATLETCRQVVTDLHSSLRKTVTLYTTVLQHSQQTSEDQHEMRSILSKALLTVKDELDSLPHPSSPQCEGPPGANGDGEKALALLEQYAELLVKSVEKRLDTKT